In one Melospiza melodia melodia isolate bMelMel2 chromosome 5, bMelMel2.pri, whole genome shotgun sequence genomic region, the following are encoded:
- the LAP3 gene encoding cytosol aminopeptidase, whose amino-acid sequence MLLPCVRSGAARRLARDVPRACSCSAQGPSPRGYSRDTAGKGLVLGVYSSEKGDGAAQFTSAGDAFDRLVSGKLRALLSLCGPPLKKGKTRIFHGLHQDFPSVVVVGLGKKNAGINEQENWNEGKENIRTAVAVGCRQIQDLEIPCVEVDPCGDAQAAAEGAVLGLHEYNELKQKKKPVVTPQLHGSAESQAWQKGVTYAEGQNLARYLMEAPANYITPIKFAEHIEQKLRTFSNVKVHIRPESWITTQEMGAFLSVAKGSAEPPIFLEIHYLGSANTDDSPLVFVGKGVTFDSGGISLKPSSGMDAMRADMGGAATVCSAIVTAATLNLPLNIIGLAPLCENMPSGKANKPGDVVRAKNGKTIQVDNTDAEGRLLLADALCYAHNFNARAIVNAATLTGAMDVALGSAATGVFTNSSWLWTHLYEASILTGDRVWRMPLFEHYTKQVTDCPLADVSNIGKYSRAGGACTAAAFLKEFVTASHWAHLDIAGVMSNKDEVPYLRKGMAGRPTRTLVEFAARLSQDTHSAK is encoded by the exons ATGCTGCTGCCCTGCGTGCGGAGCGGGGCTGCGCGCCGCCTCGCCCGGGACGTGCCGCGGGCCTGCAGCTGCTCGGCGCAGGGCCCCTCGCCGCGGGGCTACAGCCGTGACACGGCCGGGAAG GGTCTTGTTCTGGGAGTCTACTCTAGTGAAAAGGGCGATGGTGCTGCCCAGTTCACTAGTGCGGGAGATGCTTTTGATAGGCTTGTGTCCGGAAAGCTGAGAGCACTTCTCTCCCT ATGTGGGCCACCTTTGAAGAAAGGCAAAACACGTATATTTCATGGTTTGCATCAG GACTTTCCAAGTGTGGTGGTAGTTGGCTTGGGTAAGAAGAACGCTGGAATAAACGAACAAGAAAACTGGAATGAAGGCAAAGAAAACATCCGTACGGCTGTTGCAG TTGGCTGCAGGCAGATCCAGGACCTGGAGATCCCTTGTGTGGAAGTTGACCCCTGTGGAGATGCACAAGCAGCTGCAGAAGGTGCTGTCCTTGGATTGCATGAATATAACGAGCTGAAGCAAAAAAAGAAACCTGTAGTTACTCCTCAGCTTCATGGAAG tgctgaaagtCAAGCCTGGCAAAAAGGTGTTACCTACGCTGAGGGGCAGAACCTCGCTCGGTACCTCATGGAGGCTCCAGCTAATTATATAACTCCAATCAAATTTGCTGAACATATTGAACAGAAGCTCAGAACTTTCAGCAATGTGAAGGTCCACATAAG ACCAGAGTCTTGGATAACGACACAAGAGATGGGAGCATTCCTGAGTGTAGCTAAGGGTTCAGCTGAACCTCCCATCTTTCTGGAGATTCACTATTTAGGGAGTGCCAATACAGATGACTCCCCATTGGTATTTGTAGGAAAAGGAGTTACATTTGACAG CGGTGGCATTTCACTGAAGCCGTCGTCGGGCATGGATGCGATGAGAGCAGACATGGGAGGGGCAGCAACTGTCTGCTCAGCCATTGTGACAGCAGCAACTCTAAATCTGCCTTTGAACATAATTG gTTTGGCACCCCTCTGTGAAAATATGCCCAGTGGTAAGGCAAACAAGCCTGGAGATGTAGTTAGAGCCAAGAATGGAAAAACAATACAG GTAGATAACACAGATGCAGAAGGAAGACTGCTGTTAGCTGATGCTCTCTGTTATGCCCACAATTTTAATGCAAGGGCTATTGTGAATGCTGCAACATTAACAG GTGCCATGGATGTTGCATTGGGATCTGCTGCCACTGGAGTGTTCACAAACTCATCTTGGCTTTGGACTCACCTCTATGAG gccagCATTTTGACAGGGGACAGAGTTTGGAGGATGCCTCTTTTTGAGCATTACACAAAACAAGTCACAGACTGTCCTCTTGCAGATGTGAGCAACATTGGAAAGTACAGCAG ggctggaggagcaTGCACAGCTGCTGCATTCCTGAAGGAGTTTGTGACTGCCTCTCACTGGGCTCATTTGGATATAGCTGGGGTCATGTCCAACAAGGATGAGGTGCCGTACCTGCGCAAGGGCATGGCGGGGCGGCCCACCAGGACGCTCGTTGAGTTTGCAGCTCGATTAAGTCAAGACACTCACAGTGCCAAATAA
- the MED28 gene encoding mediator of RNA polymerase II transcription subunit 28 codes for MAGALGGMFGSQAPGPPPPGPPGPPGLIPPPAGPRNPNSTLVDELEASFEACFASLVSQDYVNGTDQEEIRTGVDQCIQKFLDVARQTECFFLQKRLQLSVQKPEQVIKEDVSELRNELQRKEALIQKHLSKLRHWQQVLEDISVQHKKPAEMPQGPLAYLEQASANIPAPMKQT; via the exons aTGGCGGGCGCGCTGGGCGGAATGTTCGGCTCCCAggccccggggccgccgccgccgggcccgcccggcccgcccggcctcATCCCgccgcccgcggggccgcgcaaCCCCAACAGCACGCTGGTGGACGAGCTGGAGGCGTCCTTTGAG GCCTGCTTCGCCTCGCTGGTGAGCCAGGACTACGTGAACGGCACGGACCAGGAGGAGATCCGCACCG GTGTTGATCAGTGCATCCAAAAGTTTTTGGATGTTGCAAGACAAACTGAATGCTTTTTTCTACAAAAAAGACTGCAGCTATCAGTCCAGAAACCAGAACAAGTAATTAAAGAG GATGTTTCAGAATTAAGAAATgaattgcagagaaaagaagcatTAATTCAGAAGCATCTGAGTAAACTGAGACACTGGCAGCAGGTCCTGGAAGACATCAGTGTACAGCACAAAAAGCCTGCAGAAATGCCTCAAGGTCCATTAGCTTACCTAGAACAAGCATCTGCAAACATTCCTGCTCCAATGAAGCAAACATAA